One window of Saccharopolyspora phatthalungensis genomic DNA carries:
- a CDS encoding cytochrome c oxidase assembly protein, whose translation MPSETVPAPPPERRSTSSTVGVLVVTAGVLAALIAAALTALSAGSSYALLGLPDPGPITHYGLPVVRVTAESGAVVCIGSLLLAAFGIPAKRSGALAADGYAAVRTAGWAAAVWCVGAALMVPFIAADATGRPVSDVLNTEVLFGLVDALEEAKAWALTAFIAFVVALACRVALSWGWTVVAFGLGLLGLFPVIATGHSASGGAHDIATNSLLFHLFGAVLWVGGLVALLAHAARRGAYLPLVARRFSRVALVCWAAMALSGMINALVRVSPGQLFTSTYGLLLVLKIVGLVVLGGFGYLQRRSVVRRLDGGAGGSALLRLGAVEVLVMFATIGVAVALGRTPPPAGSATVPGRTELLIGYPLDVPPTPLRLLFDVRFDLVYGTLALALAALYLCGVYRLRQRGDSWPVGRTIAWLCGCATILAATSSGIGKYAPAVFSVHMGQHMLLSMLAPVLLVLAGPTSLALRVFKPAGKEQPPGPREWLLAFVHSPVTRVLTNPIVALALFVGSFYALYFSGLFDVALTQHWAHLAMNAHFLLVGYVFYWPVIGIDPAPRPLPPMGKVGLVFASMPFHAFFGIALMMSQTVIGANFYRSIDLPWMTDLLADQRLGGGLAWASGEVPLVVVMLALLVQWSRADSRAARRIDRKADADGDADLAAYNEMLRQLAEKDTPRSS comes from the coding sequence GTGCCCTCCGAGACCGTCCCCGCACCACCACCGGAACGGCGCAGCACGTCGAGCACCGTGGGCGTGTTGGTCGTTACCGCCGGGGTTCTGGCGGCGCTGATCGCCGCCGCCTTGACCGCGCTTTCCGCCGGTTCCTCGTACGCCCTGCTCGGCTTGCCGGATCCCGGGCCGATCACGCACTACGGGTTGCCGGTCGTTCGGGTAACTGCGGAATCCGGTGCCGTCGTGTGCATCGGCTCGCTGCTGCTGGCCGCGTTCGGGATCCCGGCGAAGCGGTCGGGTGCGCTGGCCGCTGACGGATACGCCGCCGTGCGGACCGCCGGTTGGGCGGCCGCGGTCTGGTGCGTGGGCGCGGCGCTGATGGTGCCGTTCATCGCCGCCGATGCCACCGGTCGCCCGGTGTCCGACGTGCTCAACACCGAAGTGCTTTTCGGCCTGGTCGACGCTCTGGAGGAAGCCAAGGCGTGGGCCCTGACCGCATTCATCGCGTTCGTGGTCGCGCTGGCTTGCCGGGTGGCGCTGTCCTGGGGCTGGACCGTCGTGGCCTTCGGGCTGGGGCTGCTCGGGCTTTTCCCGGTGATCGCCACCGGCCACTCCGCCAGCGGTGGCGCGCACGACATCGCGACCAACAGCCTGCTCTTTCACCTGTTCGGGGCGGTTCTCTGGGTGGGCGGCCTGGTCGCGCTGCTGGCGCACGCGGCTCGCCGCGGCGCATATCTCCCACTGGTCGCCCGGCGGTTCTCGCGAGTCGCGTTGGTGTGCTGGGCGGCGATGGCGCTGTCCGGGATGATCAACGCGCTGGTGCGGGTGTCGCCGGGGCAGCTTTTCACCTCGACCTACGGCCTACTGCTGGTGCTCAAGATCGTCGGCTTGGTGGTGCTCGGCGGGTTCGGGTACCTCCAGCGCCGCAGTGTGGTCCGGCGGTTGGACGGCGGGGCGGGCGGGTCCGCCCTGCTGCGACTCGGCGCGGTCGAGGTGCTGGTCATGTTCGCCACGATCGGCGTCGCCGTAGCCCTCGGACGCACGCCGCCGCCCGCCGGGAGCGCGACCGTGCCGGGCCGGACCGAGCTGCTGATCGGCTACCCGCTGGACGTCCCGCCGACCCCGCTCCGGCTGCTGTTCGACGTCCGGTTCGACCTGGTCTACGGCACGCTGGCGCTGGCCCTGGCCGCGCTTTACCTGTGCGGCGTTTACCGCTTGCGCCAGCGGGGCGACAGCTGGCCGGTCGGGCGGACCATCGCCTGGTTGTGCGGCTGCGCGACGATCTTGGCGGCCACCTCGTCGGGCATCGGCAAATACGCGCCCGCGGTGTTCAGCGTGCACATGGGCCAGCACATGCTGCTGTCGATGCTGGCGCCGGTTTTGCTGGTGCTGGCCGGCCCGACTTCGCTGGCGCTGCGCGTGTTCAAGCCCGCCGGGAAGGAGCAGCCGCCGGGACCGCGCGAATGGTTGCTGGCGTTCGTGCACTCGCCGGTGACACGGGTGCTGACCAACCCGATCGTCGCGTTGGCCCTGTTCGTCGGCTCCTTCTACGCGCTGTACTTCTCCGGGCTGTTCGACGTGGCGCTGACGCAGCACTGGGCGCACCTGGCGATGAACGCGCACTTCCTGCTGGTGGGCTATGTCTTCTACTGGCCGGTGATCGGCATCGATCCTGCGCCGCGCCCGCTGCCGCCGATGGGCAAGGTCGGTCTGGTCTTCGCCTCAATGCCGTTCCACGCGTTCTTCGGCATCGCGCTGATGATGTCGCAGACGGTGATCGGGGCGAACTTCTACCGCAGCATCGACCTGCCCTGGATGACCGACCTGCTCGCCGACCAGCGGCTCGGCGGGGGGCTGGCGTGGGCGTCGGGCGAGGTGCCGCTGGTCGTGGTGATGCTGGCGCTGCTGGTCCAATGGTCCCGCGCGGATTCCCGCGCGGCCCGGAGAATTGACCGGAAGGCCGATGCGGACGGCGACGCGGATCTGGCCGCGTACAACGAAATGCTGAGGCAACTAGCCGAGAAGGACACTCCTCGGAGCAGTTGA
- a CDS encoding DUF3558 domain-containing protein, with the protein MTIVRRCVLVLPVLFLSAVTGCAAQVPGEPIPAAGFHDNYPGQPRSSIATHANIATPRNPDGIAPCALLTPADLAVVGGAVGSPHPDNPIAGACAQLLASGPENTAAAGFYDPYEIAVSRQPRGVPVDVEGHSVWLYCELVNTHQTCTAATAIRSDRTLLTMLSMQGASAADTSDQLFQLTTAALHKLPPA; encoded by the coding sequence GTGACAATCGTCCGTCGCTGTGTACTTGTGTTGCCGGTGTTGTTCTTGTCCGCAGTGACCGGGTGCGCCGCGCAGGTGCCCGGCGAACCGATTCCGGCGGCAGGATTCCACGACAATTACCCGGGGCAGCCGCGGTCGTCCATCGCCACGCACGCGAACATCGCGACGCCGCGCAACCCCGACGGGATCGCCCCCTGCGCCCTGCTGACACCCGCCGACCTGGCGGTGGTCGGCGGTGCGGTCGGGTCGCCGCATCCGGACAACCCGATCGCCGGTGCCTGCGCCCAGCTGCTGGCCAGCGGCCCGGAGAACACCGCGGCGGCCGGTTTTTACGACCCTTACGAGATCGCGGTCAGCCGCCAACCGCGGGGCGTCCCGGTCGACGTCGAGGGACATTCGGTCTGGTTGTACTGCGAGCTCGTCAATACCCACCAGACCTGCACCGCAGCCACCGCGATCCGGTCCGACCGCACGCTGCTGACCATGCTGTCGATGCAGGGTGCGTCCGCGGCCGACACCTCTGACCAGCTCTTCCAGCTCACTACCGCCGCCCTGCACAAGTTGCCCCCGGCCTGA
- a CDS encoding helix-turn-helix domain-containing protein — METFGQTLRKIRKARGRSLAVVAGLAGISPSYLSRLESGDRSLDRRWLIVALAHALDVAPSEITGSALAIPRDPGDDLALNEVRLALLAVSLDEPRGEVRPVTRMSSACWRHRTTPKAPL, encoded by the coding sequence ATGGAAACGTTCGGCCAGACGCTCCGGAAAATCCGCAAAGCTCGTGGAAGGTCGCTGGCAGTGGTCGCCGGTTTGGCGGGCATTTCTCCTTCGTATTTGTCACGGCTGGAGTCCGGTGACCGCTCGCTCGACCGGCGTTGGCTAATCGTGGCATTGGCGCACGCGTTGGACGTCGCTCCAAGCGAGATCACTGGTTCCGCACTGGCGATACCTCGTGATCCGGGTGACGATCTGGCGCTGAACGAAGTTCGTCTTGCGCTGCTGGCTGTAAGCCTCGACGAGCCGCGAGGTGAGGTTCGGCCCGTCACGCGGATGTCCAGCGCATGCTGGCGGCACAGAACAACGCCGAAAGCGCCGCTGTAG
- a CDS encoding XRE family transcriptional regulator: MLAAQNNAESAAVGKSLPSRDLHTTLKAHCDEPEVLRLLTLAHMQGTQAWLTTIGAPLDLSWQAAILARQAAERLDDPISLAVSAYGTALGLLSAGALKLASQTVAAVELPPTNTEDKQMAGSLALASALISAARKDHADRSAALEHAAELAEQTGETNMLGYGFGPSNVAVWRMQGALEAGDYAEAAEIAETVNPDALTVRARQAVYWRETGRALARLPKRRDGAVIMLRRAEHISPEHVHRHPFTRSTLVELLALAKRDAVGRELRGMAYRAGLHV, encoded by the coding sequence ATGCTGGCGGCACAGAACAACGCCGAAAGCGCCGCTGTAGGGAAATCGTTGCCCTCGCGGGATCTGCACACGACATTGAAAGCACACTGCGATGAGCCCGAAGTGTTGCGGCTGCTGACGTTGGCCCACATGCAGGGCACGCAGGCGTGGCTGACAACGATCGGTGCTCCGCTGGATCTATCGTGGCAGGCAGCAATTCTGGCGCGGCAGGCTGCCGAGCGGCTTGACGATCCGATTTCGCTGGCCGTAAGTGCGTATGGCACCGCGCTCGGGCTTCTGTCCGCCGGAGCGTTGAAACTCGCATCCCAGACCGTCGCCGCAGTCGAGCTGCCGCCGACCAACACCGAGGACAAGCAGATGGCCGGGTCGCTGGCGTTGGCGTCGGCGCTGATCTCCGCGGCACGGAAAGATCACGCCGACCGGTCTGCCGCTTTGGAGCACGCTGCGGAACTGGCAGAACAGACAGGCGAAACCAACATGCTTGGTTACGGCTTCGGCCCATCGAATGTGGCAGTTTGGCGAATGCAGGGCGCGCTCGAAGCCGGCGACTACGCCGAGGCTGCCGAAATCGCCGAGACCGTCAACCCAGATGCGCTAACCGTTCGCGCCAGACAAGCCGTTTACTGGCGGGAGACCGGCCGGGCGCTGGCGCGTTTGCCGAAGAGGCGCGATGGCGCTGTGATCATGCTGCGGCGAGCTGAGCACATTTCTCCAGAGCACGTACACAGGCACCCATTCACACGGTCAACGCTCGTCGAGCTGCTAGCGCTGGCGAAGCGTGATGCTGTGGGCCGCGAGTTGCGTGGTATGGCCTACAGGGCTGGGCTCCACGTGTAG
- a CDS encoding peptidase inhibitor family I36 protein, with amino-acid sequence MSKRNLCAAAVMFLTLALPASVANAQPGFTGDPEPAVVESASANDCPENSVCFYTQAEFFGTLVYYKNPLQHTCSPLPRYPARSVINATGIDATLYSDLECGAPTVVVKKGQARDVPSSSSWR; translated from the coding sequence ATGTCCAAGCGAAACCTGTGTGCTGCCGCGGTGATGTTTCTGACGCTCGCGTTGCCCGCGAGTGTCGCCAACGCGCAACCGGGCTTCACCGGGGACCCGGAGCCAGCCGTGGTCGAGAGCGCCTCGGCGAACGATTGCCCGGAAAACTCCGTCTGTTTCTACACCCAGGCAGAGTTCTTCGGCACACTGGTTTACTACAAGAATCCCCTCCAGCACACATGCAGTCCGCTCCCCAGGTACCCAGCTCGATCCGTCATCAACGCCACCGGTATCGACGCCACGCTCTATTCGGACCTCGAGTGCGGAGCCCCGACGGTCGTGGTGAAGAAGGGCCAGGCGCGAGACGTTCCGAGCTCAAGCAGTTGGAGATGA
- a CDS encoding HAL/PAL/TAL family ammonia-lyase: MAHSLTEPYSTKRVESDLLLDGHGLALPDVVAVARGPHRRHVGIATDAVGRMEAAVQVKLKLMDAGVPIYGVTAGFGDSNTRQIHGDKSAALQENLLRFLNCGTGSPASPEVTRATMLIRANCLARGYSGIRPNVVELLVECLNHDILPVIPERGSVGASGDLVPLSYVARMLIGEGEVRYGGEVLPAADALAAAGLKPVALEAKEGLALVNGTSFMAAFAVLAAHAAAEIANTAEMCTALASQVLCGNPAHFDDFLFEQKPHDGVRRSARHIRQLFNGVTSPGLTGDFDTDWSGLGYRQLDQPIQDRYSIRCAPHVIGVLRDTLTWTERMLETEVNSSNDNPLFAPDGTVLNGGNFYGGHVGQTMDSLKIAVASVGDLLDRQLQLVVDEKFNNGLTPNLVPRFDPESWNAGLHHGFKGMQLTASALVAEALRWTNPATAFSRSTEAHNQDKVSMGTIAARDARSVVELIQEVAAIHLIALCQAADLRGLERLSPETTAVHAAVRKLSPFVHADRPLAADVRRVTEAIATGVWSSACTGETAAL; the protein is encoded by the coding sequence ATGGCGCACTCGCTCACCGAACCGTATTCGACCAAGCGCGTCGAGTCAGACCTGCTTCTCGACGGCCACGGGCTTGCCCTGCCCGATGTGGTCGCCGTCGCACGTGGCCCGCATCGACGTCACGTCGGCATTGCGACCGATGCGGTCGGGCGGATGGAAGCCGCCGTCCAGGTCAAGCTCAAGCTGATGGACGCGGGCGTCCCGATCTACGGCGTCACCGCCGGATTCGGTGACAGCAACACCAGGCAGATCCACGGCGACAAGAGTGCCGCGCTCCAGGAAAACCTGTTGCGCTTCCTCAACTGTGGCACCGGTTCGCCCGCCTCGCCCGAGGTCACGCGAGCGACCATGCTCATTCGCGCCAACTGCCTGGCCCGTGGCTATTCGGGGATCCGGCCGAACGTCGTGGAACTGCTGGTGGAGTGCCTCAACCACGATATCCTCCCGGTCATCCCAGAGCGCGGATCGGTCGGCGCCAGCGGGGATCTGGTACCGCTCAGCTACGTGGCGCGAATGCTGATCGGAGAAGGGGAGGTGCGGTACGGCGGAGAAGTTCTTCCGGCGGCCGACGCACTCGCCGCCGCCGGGCTTAAGCCGGTCGCGCTCGAAGCCAAGGAAGGGCTGGCGCTCGTCAACGGCACGTCCTTCATGGCGGCGTTCGCCGTCCTCGCCGCGCACGCGGCGGCAGAGATCGCGAACACGGCCGAGATGTGCACGGCGCTGGCCAGCCAAGTCCTCTGCGGCAATCCCGCCCATTTCGACGATTTCCTGTTCGAGCAGAAACCCCACGACGGTGTGCGGAGGAGTGCCCGGCACATCCGGCAGCTATTCAACGGCGTGACATCCCCTGGCCTCACGGGTGATTTCGACACCGACTGGTCCGGGCTCGGCTACCGGCAACTCGACCAGCCAATCCAGGACCGCTACTCGATCCGCTGCGCACCGCACGTCATCGGGGTTTTGCGCGACACGCTCACCTGGACCGAGAGGATGCTGGAGACCGAGGTCAACTCGTCCAACGACAACCCGCTGTTCGCGCCCGACGGCACGGTGCTCAACGGCGGCAACTTCTACGGTGGGCACGTCGGCCAGACAATGGACTCGTTGAAAATCGCGGTGGCGAGCGTCGGTGACCTTCTCGACCGGCAGCTGCAACTGGTCGTCGACGAGAAGTTCAACAACGGGTTGACGCCGAACCTCGTTCCGCGTTTCGACCCGGAGAGCTGGAACGCCGGCCTGCACCACGGCTTCAAGGGAATGCAGCTCACCGCGTCGGCTCTGGTCGCCGAGGCCTTGCGGTGGACGAATCCGGCGACCGCCTTCTCCCGCTCGACCGAGGCGCACAACCAGGACAAAGTCAGCATGGGAACGATCGCCGCCCGTGATGCGCGCTCCGTCGTGGAGCTAATCCAAGAGGTCGCCGCCATCCACTTGATCGCGCTGTGCCAAGCCGCCGACCTGCGTGGGCTGGAAAGGCTGAGCCCGGAGACGACCGCGGTCCACGCAGCCGTCCGGAAACTGTCGCCTTTCGTACACGCAGACCGCCCATTGGCAGCGGATGTCCGCCGCGTGACGGAAGCAATCGCCACTGGTGTGTGGAGCAGTGCTTGCACGGGGGAAACCGCGGCTCTCTGA
- a CDS encoding MbtH family protein, translated as MTNPFEDEDARYLVLVNAEGQHSLWPATIEVPPGWTVARSESSRQTCVDYIEEHWTDLRPRSLT; from the coding sequence ATGACCAACCCGTTCGAGGACGAGGATGCCCGATACCTCGTCTTGGTCAACGCCGAAGGTCAGCACTCGTTGTGGCCTGCCACGATCGAGGTGCCGCCGGGTTGGACCGTCGCGCGCTCGGAAAGCAGCCGACAGACCTGTGTGGACTACATCGAGGAGCACTGGACCGATCTCCGTCCAAGGTCCCTCACTTGA
- a CDS encoding methyltransferase: MRREDEAAVRVGALASLTAPWVIRVAVTLRLPDLISDGTTEISALASRAGADPDALARVVRHLTHLGLVRQPRPGHVELTELGQPLRTEHPARLTNALDQENAFNRREAATITGLLEAVRTGQPVWTALWGRDFWTDQDQDQELSDGFDRAMSGFPELLATWISQGYDWASAQHVVDVGGGTGRILAELLTSHPRLRGTLVDLPRPAAEAADRFDQLGIAGRATALGQSFFDPLPTDGDVYLLANVLHCWNDEDSRKILGQCASAAAPGSRIVMVDQVVPAETSGLDQDIVETDLGLLLLFGAKIRSEREFRALGESAGLTLSETTPLVSRGGWSLLTYRIDD; the protein is encoded by the coding sequence ATGCGACGAGAAGACGAAGCGGCGGTGCGCGTCGGCGCATTGGCCTCGTTGACCGCCCCGTGGGTGATCCGGGTCGCGGTCACCCTGCGGCTACCCGACCTGATCTCCGATGGCACCACCGAGATCAGCGCCCTAGCGTCTCGCGCTGGGGCCGACCCGGACGCGCTGGCTCGCGTTGTTCGTCACCTCACTCACCTCGGCCTCGTTCGCCAGCCCCGACCAGGGCACGTCGAACTCACCGAGCTCGGGCAACCATTGCGCACCGAGCACCCTGCCCGACTCACCAACGCCCTGGACCAAGAAAACGCCTTCAACCGCCGGGAAGCCGCCACGATCACCGGCCTGCTGGAGGCGGTCCGCACCGGACAACCCGTGTGGACCGCGTTGTGGGGCCGTGACTTCTGGACCGACCAGGACCAGGATCAGGAGCTGTCGGACGGGTTCGACCGCGCCATGTCGGGTTTCCCCGAGCTCCTCGCCACCTGGATCTCGCAGGGATACGACTGGGCGTCCGCACAACACGTGGTCGATGTCGGTGGCGGCACCGGACGCATCCTCGCCGAGTTGTTGACCAGCCACCCTCGGCTGCGCGGAACGCTGGTGGATCTGCCCCGTCCGGCGGCGGAGGCAGCGGACCGGTTCGACCAGCTCGGTATCGCCGGGCGCGCAACGGCGCTCGGTCAGAGCTTCTTCGACCCGTTGCCCACCGACGGGGACGTGTACCTGCTCGCCAACGTCCTGCACTGCTGGAACGACGAGGACAGCCGGAAGATCCTCGGCCAGTGCGCCTCGGCCGCCGCCCCCGGGTCCCGGATCGTCATGGTCGACCAGGTCGTTCCCGCCGAGACGTCCGGCCTCGATCAGGACATCGTCGAGACCGATCTGGGTCTCCTGCTGCTCTTCGGTGCGAAGATCCGCAGCGAACGTGAATTCCGAGCGCTCGGTGAATCGGCCGGCCTGACCCTGTCCGAAACGACACCGCTGGTGTCCCGCGGCGGGTGGTCCCTGCTGACCTACCGCATCGACGACTGA
- a CDS encoding cytochrome P450, translating to MSDHPQVPTFPFPQPAPAVPSAEFARYRSSTPVLRVSLADGQVAWLVTRHEDIRAVLTSPNFELHAPEKAGDTRAEFMLFDDGARHTRLRRLVAAAFSTHRAEKWRPRVRELVAGILADMTADRASADLMADFALPVPLTVLCDVIGLPVPDRDRMARWAAIPMDPATGDERARAAIQDVEEHIGELVARHRGDGVGLLGQLAEVSTEDGGRLSDDELHSMVVWVLLAGYLTTASTIGGGMLALLRRPERLEQAHRAPEALEPLVEEILRYKLTGAEISSQRRALVDVEVGEVLVRRGEIVIPPLVAANRDPERFCDPDRFDPDRDGNPHLTFGAGLHHCLGASLARVVLQEAIGALVRTLPNVRLAVPVDEISWNPPGTEIDLRALPVAW from the coding sequence ATGTCCGACCACCCGCAGGTCCCTACCTTCCCGTTCCCACAACCCGCACCGGCGGTCCCGTCCGCGGAATTCGCGCGGTACCGCTCCAGCACGCCGGTGCTGCGGGTGTCGCTGGCCGACGGTCAGGTGGCGTGGTTGGTGACACGCCACGAGGACATCCGCGCGGTGTTGACATCCCCGAACTTCGAGCTGCACGCCCCCGAAAAGGCCGGGGACACCCGGGCCGAGTTCATGCTGTTTGACGACGGGGCCCGGCATACCCGGTTGCGACGGCTGGTGGCCGCAGCGTTCTCCACACACCGCGCGGAGAAGTGGCGGCCGAGGGTGCGCGAGCTGGTGGCCGGAATCCTGGCCGACATGACCGCCGACCGCGCCTCGGCGGACCTGATGGCCGACTTCGCGCTTCCGGTGCCGCTGACGGTGCTGTGCGACGTGATCGGACTGCCCGTGCCGGACCGGGACCGCATGGCCCGGTGGGCGGCCATCCCGATGGATCCCGCGACCGGCGACGAGCGGGCGCGGGCGGCGATCCAGGACGTCGAGGAGCACATCGGCGAACTGGTCGCCCGTCACCGCGGCGACGGCGTCGGATTGCTCGGCCAGCTCGCCGAGGTGAGCACCGAGGACGGTGGTCGGCTCAGCGACGACGAGCTGCACAGCATGGTGGTCTGGGTGCTGCTGGCTGGGTATCTGACCACAGCCAGCACCATCGGCGGCGGGATGCTGGCGCTGCTTCGCCGTCCTGAGCGGCTGGAGCAGGCGCACCGCGCTCCCGAGGCGCTGGAACCGCTGGTGGAGGAGATTCTGCGGTACAAGTTGACCGGTGCGGAGATCAGCTCACAGCGCAGGGCGTTGGTCGACGTCGAGGTGGGCGAGGTGCTGGTCCGCCGCGGCGAGATCGTGATCCCCCCGCTGGTGGCGGCCAACCGGGATCCGGAGCGGTTCTGCGACCCGGACAGGTTCGACCCGGACCGAGACGGGAATCCGCATCTCACCTTCGGCGCCGGGCTGCACCACTGCCTCGGTGCCTCGCTGGCCCGAGTCGTGTTGCAGGAAGCCATCGGCGCGCTGGTCCGTACGCTGCCGAATGTGCGGCTGGCGGTCCCGGTCGACGAGATTTCGTGGAATCCGCCGGGCACCGAGATCGATCTTCGGGCACTGCCGGTGGCCTGGTAA